The following nucleotide sequence is from Brockia lithotrophica.
CGTCCCGTACAGGTAGATCCCGCGCGTCCGAGGGAAGGACTCTACGAACCTGCGTGCGGCCATGAGCGCCTCGCGGTTGTCCTCGTCTTCCTCGGCGTCGGAAAAGCGCACCGCGCGGAACTCCTCGGGCACGCCGAGAAGGCGAAAGAGACGCCTGCGCCGTTCGGCGTCTGTCGCCTTGTGCCACTCGGCGCATGGCTCGTAGCGGAAGAAGAAGCGGCCATCTTCCCGCGTGGGTACGGCGCGGTACCCTTTCAGGCGATGGGGACAGCGCTCCAAGCCCGGACAGGCGGCGCAGGCGGACTCCTCTTCGAGCCACGTCCACCACTCCGAAGACGCGGCGAGAACCTCGGCGTCATCGAGCTCAAGGCGCTCCGTCCAACGCCGCACTTCTGGATGCCGAAGGAGCTCCCGATCGCGCTCCGCGGCGTCGCCCAAGCGGCGCACGAGCTCGGGGTGACGGGCCAGGATCTGCGACAGCGGGGTCATCCCCACGTTCAGCACCCCCAGACAGGAAAACCGTCCCGCGTTCGCGCCGCGGACCTAGGTTTCCTCGGGAAAACGTTCGATGGCGACGGCTTCTGGCGGCGAGGGATCTTCCCCCAAGACGTCCTCCAGGCGGATGTACGCGGGGATCCGGACCGGACTTCGCCCGCGCCCGCCTCGGTCCCGCATCCCGCGGGACCGGCCCTCCGAATCGGAGGGGCCTGCCCGGCTCTGTCCGTCGGGGCTCGCACCGCCGACGCCCGATGCAGTCCTCGTCGTCCGGCGCTTCCGATGGTAGCGGCGGAGAAAGGCGAGGGTTTCCTCCGCCGTGCGGAGTCCCTGGCGGGCAAAAGTCGCGGCTACCTTTTCCGTAAAGGCGCGGGGAAATGTCTTGTCCTTGACGAGGAGGACGTAGTCGATGAGCACGTTGGCGACTTCGGGAGGCAGGCGGTACACGTACAGGAGGTCATCCACGAGCCGCCGGTCCGCGGGCGACAATTCGGGCACCCCTTGGTAGTGCCGCAGGAGGTCGTACGGGGAGAGGGTCTTGAAGTTCGCCAACACCTCCTCCACGCTTCGAGGCACGAAAGTGATCCCGCCGTCGGGCGCGGGTTCCCCGGACTCCCCTCGGGATTCATCGGCCGATAGTCCCCGAGGCCCGGAAGTCTCCGGCAAAACTTCGAGGAGGTGGAGGGAAGCCGGTTCGGTGGGATGGGAAACCGCCCTTTCGCCTCCACCTCGGCCGCGTCCTTGACCCCTCCTTTTGCCAAACGCCTGCAGCGCTTCGAAGAGGTTGCGGAGGTCGTACTCGGGGTACGCCTCGCCAAACGACGCCGTAACCTCGCGGCCGAGGTTCTGCGGTTCGGAGGAAAGGTCGAGGGAGCGAAATACGGCGCGAAAACGCTCCTCGCCCACGGCGCGCCGGAGGAGGGCGGGCAAGACGTCACTCGCCAAAAACTCGCGGGGCACGAGGGGAGGGAGGAGGAAGTACACGTGGCCCTCCGGTTCCCGGACAAAGGTCCGCAAAAGGCCCACCCCTTCCAGTCGCCGCCTCGCCCGGAGGAACTCCGCTTCCGCAAGCTGAAGGTGCGCGAGGAGCTCGGCGTGCTCCATCTCCTCCCCCTCGGCCAAGTGCGTCCAAAAGAGGTACAAAGTGAAGGCCTCCGCCCCGAGAAAGGGAACGTACAGCTGAAGGAGGTTGCGAAGGTCCTCTCCTCCCAAGGGTCGCTGGCGCACGACGACAAACGGGGTCGGAGCGACGCGGGTTTCCGCCACCGGTCCCCCCCTCCTTTTAGGCGTCCTGGCAGATATCGCGCCCCAGAAGGTTGCGAAGTTCTTCGAGAAATTCGTGCAGAGTTTCGAACTTCCGGTACACGCTGGCAAAGCGGATGTAGGCCACGAAATCCACGTCCTTCAGGTGGCGCAGGACTTCCTCGCCGATGCGTTCGCTCGAGACTTCCCGCAACCCTTCCTGTAAAAAGCGCTGCTTGACCTTTTCGACGATCTCTTCTAAGGTATCTTCGGGAATGGGGCGCTTGGCCGCCGCCCGCTGCAGGCCGCGCAAGATCTTGTTGTCGTCGAATTCCTCGCGGCTTCCGTCGCGCTTGACGACGCGCGGAAGCGTAAGGGCGGCCGTCTCCAACGTGAGAAACGTACGGCCGCACTGCTTGCACCGCCGTTTGCGACGAATTTGGGCACCGTCCGGAGAATGCCGCGTTTCGAGAACCTCGGTATCCGCGTAACCGCAAAAGGGACAACGCAAGTGAGGCCTTCCTCCCTTGCCCTTCTGGTCCGTTCGGACCCTCCACCTTACGCCTTGGCGGCATTATACCACACGGGGAAGCGTCCTTCCGGTCCCGGGGATTTCCTCGCCTTGACTCCCCAAGGACAACGTGCTACATTGCCCTCAAGACAAAGATCGCCGGTAGGCCAGCCACCGCCCGCGCCGCGGGACAAGGCGTTTTCTAGGCCCCTTTTCCAGGACAAAGTTTTGGAAAGCGATGAGGAGGACGCGAGGGCGGAGTCCGGGCATCCAGAGAGGTGGGCCCTTGGCTGCGAGGCCCACCTGCATCCGTTCCGTCCTTACCCCCTCCGAGCGCCTCGGCGAAAAACGCCCGGGTTTTCGCCTTTGCCTGTAGGGGTCCGGGGGTTTGGGTAGCCGAGGACGGGTGCGCCCGTTAGCGCGCAAGAGTGCCCGGAGGCTCCGAAATCGGGGTTCCCCTCCCATTCTCTGCGGAGCGCCCGCGGGAGGGCGAACCCACCTTTCGCGCGGGAAAGTGCGTTCTTCCGCAGCGGGTTCCGGGAACGAGGGTGGTACCACGGGTTTCCTACGCCCGTCCCTTGGGGGACGGGCGTTTTTGCATCTTTGGCCAAATCCGCGCACCAGGAGGAGGTACGCCCATGGCCGACGTGCTGCTCCCCGACGGACGCTCCCTCGACGTCCCCGAGGGTGCAACCGCGTTGGATGTCGCCAAGCTCATCTCCCCGTCCCTCGCCAAAAAGGCGGTCGCCGCCGAAGTAGAAGGCCGCCTCGTCGACCTCACGACGCCCGTCCCTGCGGGGGCCCGGGTGCGGATCATCACCTGGAACGACCCCGAAGGCCTCGAGGTCCTCCGGCACACGGCAGCCCACGTACTCGCCCAGGCCCTGCTTCGCCTGTATCCGGGGACAAAACTCGCTGTAGGCCCTGCGACGGAGGACGGGTTTTTCTACGACGTAGAACCCCCGACACCCCTCTCCGCCGAAGACCTCCCACGCATCGAGGCGGAGATGCGCCGCATCGTCGCGGAAAATCTCCCCATCCGCCGGCGGGAAGTCTCCCGAGAAGAAGCGGAGGCGATCTTCCGCGGGCGCGGCGAGACGTACAAGCTCGAACTCCTCTGGGACATCCCGGAGGGAGAGACGATCTCCGTCTACGAACAGGGCGAGTTCGTCGACCTGTGTCGTGGCCCCCACCTCCCGTCCACCGGGCGGCTCGGGGCGTTTAAGCTCTTGTCTGTCTCGGGAGCGTACTTCCGCGGCGACCCCAAGAACCCCATGCTCACCCGCATCACGGGAACGGCGTACCCCACGGAGGAGGAATTGGAGCGCCACCTCAAGCGGCTCGAGGAAATGCGGGAACGCGACCACCGAAAGCTAGGCCGCGAACTCAGGTACTT
It contains:
- a CDS encoding Helicase loader DnaI, whose product is MLNVGMTPLSQILARHPELVRRLGDAAERDRELLRHPEVRRWTERLELDDAEVLAASSEWWTWLEEESACAACPGLERCPHRLKGYRAVPTREDGRFFFRYEPCAEWHKATDAERRRRLFRLLGVPEEFRAVRFSDAEEDEDNREALMAARRFVESFPRTRGIYLYGTFGVGKSFIAACVANELVERGHSVYFVYVPSLVLELRASLDGGEFLPKLAELVQADLLILDDIGAENATAWVRDEILMPLLQGRTQAGRPILFTSNLSPQDLLDNYLLGASDIEAGKVYRLIERIRSYADVYHVKGRNRRRRR
- a CDS encoding Helicase loader DnaB; translation: MAETRVAPTPFVVVRQRPLGGEDLRNLLQLYVPFLGAEAFTLYLFWTHLAEGEEMEHAELLAHLQLAEAEFLRARRRLEGVGLLRTFVREPEGHVYFLLPPLVPREFLASDVLPALLRRAVGEERFRAVFRSLDLSSEPQNLGREVTASFGEAYPEYDLRNLFEALQAFGKRRGQGRGRGGGERAVSHPTEPASLHLLEVLPETSGPRGLSADESRGESGEPAPDGGITFVPRSVEEVLANFKTLSPYDLLRHYQGVPELSPADRRLVDDLLYVYRLPPEVANVLIDYVLLVKDKTFPRAFTEKVAATFARQGLRTAEETLAFLRRYHRKRRTTRTASGVGGASPDGQSRAGPSDSEGRSRGMRDRGGRGRSPVRIPAYIRLEDVLGEDPSPPEAVAIERFPEET
- a CDS encoding Ribonucleotide reductase transcriptional regulator NrdR; this encodes MRCPFCGYADTEVLETRHSPDGAQIRRKRRCKQCGRTFLTLETAALTLPRVVKRDGSREEFDDNKILRGLQRAAAKRPIPEDTLEEIVEKVKQRFLQEGLREVSSERIGEEVLRHLKDVDFVAYIRFASVYRKFETLHEFLEELRNLLGRDICQDA